CTCCGGGGATCGGGTTTCCTTTTTCAACCCTAGTAAGGGCGATAACACCAGCTAGACCACCAAAGAAAGCGATTAAGACATCATAAATATTTGGCGCAGTTCTAGCCAATAATTCAGATTGAGCATCTTTGAAAGGGCTTAATAAAAAATATAGGAACGAAACAAACAGGCTGACTACGGTTGCAATTCCGAGGTTTTTGATCGATTTTTTTAATAGATCAAAGTCATAAATAGCCAATGCAAATCCAGCTCCTACAATTGGCCCCATCAATGGAGAAATTAGCATGGCACCAATAATAACCGCTGTAGAATTCACATTCAGACCCACAGAGGCTACAGCTATGGCACATGCTAAAATCCAAACATTTGCTCCTCTGAAGGAAATGCTCGATGTAACATTTTCTAATACTTTATCTTTTGCTTCCTCCCCAAAATGGAGGTTTAAAAATTGGTAGACTTTATTCATTTATATTCAAATAATGACCGCAAAAATATGATTTACCTTATATCCTCAAAATTGAATTTTAAGTAAAGTGGTGATATGCTTACAGAAATATTAACCTTTGAACTGTGTTGGCGTTGTTCCCGTGATAGATTTAAATGATTTGTGAAAATTGACGAAATTGTTGAATCCGGAATCGTAACATATTTCTTTAAGGCTCATTTTGTTGTTTCTGAGCTGAAAACAGGCGTGTGATATGCGCAATTCATTCAGGAATTGGACCGGTGTTTTTCCAGTTTTCTGTTTAAAATATCTGCAGAAAGAGTTTTCGGTCATTCCAGCTACTTTGGACAAATCATTCAAGGTTATTTTATGTTTATAATTTTCTCTAATATAACTCATGAGATTGTTCATCCGAAATTGATCTTCAGAATAATTAAGGATCGAATAGTTTTCAGAAATCAACTTTTCAGATTCAAGATCATTTAATAGGTTTAAGGCTTCCAATAAGTTGAACAATTTTGTAATGCCGGTGGATTCTAGACATCCGAGAATGAGTTTAACGATATAGTTGTTTTCAGTTAATTCGATATATTTTCCACGAGTTGATTGAATTAGCAGTGATTTGATATTGTTCATCTCAGGGATATTCAGGAATTTTTCGACTCCAAAGTCATTTTTGAAATGAATTACAAAACAATCTATTGGTTCATCAGATTCATCTGTGCCTTCACTCTCATCAAATAGCCAATAGTGTGGTACCTGGGGAGGTATAAGAACTAATCCTCCGGGTTGGAAATTTTTGATTCGGTCCCCTATGAATAAGGTTCCTGCCCCTTTTTTTACCAATACTAATTCTACCTCTTCATGATAATGCCAAATTGATTGATGTTTGGGGAAATAATCCCTTCGCATCTGAAAGCTCTGATTGGATGATTTTGGTACCGCAAGTTGTTTGATTATCATAATTGTCGAATTTATTCATAAAAAATGAATAATAAAGGAGTATTATGGTAAAATAGTTTATAATATTGGTAAGATAGTTCAATATATTGTATAAAAATATCCCTTATTTAGATTTTCAATTATAATCCCACTATGAACAATCGGAGTAATACCGTTGCTATTATTTTAATCACCTCCCTATTTTTTTTCTGGGGGTTTATTCACAATCTCGATCCGATATTAATTGCGCATTTACGCAGTGCATTTAGTTTAACCCATTTGCAGGCATCTTTAGTAGATTCTGCGGTATTTATTGCTTATTTGGTGATGGTATTCCTGCAGGGTTGATCATGCAAAAATACGGTTATAAAGTGGGGATATTGGTAGGTTTGGTTCTCTTTGCTATTGGTTGTTTTCTTTTTGTTCCTGCTGCAAATACGATGAGTTACATGTTTTTTCTTACGGCTTTATTTGTCGTTGCATGCGGGATAACGATTTTAGAAACTGCAGCCAATCCATATATGACAGTTTTGGGGGATCCCCATACTGCGACCCAGCGTTTAAATTTTGCTCAATCGTTCAATGGCTTAGCTGCTTTTGTTGCACCGATTGTAGGAGGGCAGTTTATTTTGACGGAAGATCCACTTACTGTGGATCAGGTTGCTGCGCTTAGTGATGCAGAGCGTTTGGCCTATATTCAGGCAGAAACGGCAGTCGTAAAAGGACCTTATGTAATCCTTGGGTTGATTATTCTTGTTGTGGCACTTATTTTCTTCTTTATAAAATTGCCCGAAGTAAAAGAAGAGGAAGAAAAGACAGGGTTTTTTAAAGGCGTTAAGGCATAAAAATGTTGCTTGGGCGGTTTTGGCTCAATTCTTTTATATCGGTGCTCAAGTCTGTGTTTTGAGCTTTCTAATAGTTTATGCGGTGGAAGTTTCCGGAATAGAGGCCAAAGATGCAAAATATTATGCTGGTGTAGCGGGGTTGGTGTTTATGTTAGGTAGGTTCATCGGGACATTCTTCATGAAATATATTGCGCCTTCTAAACTACTTCTCTATTATGCAATTATATCGGCAGGCCTTACCTTGATTTGTATTTTTGGAACTGGAGCTGTCACACTTTATAGTATGGTTGCCATTGCCTTTTTTATGTCTATCATGTTTCCTACGATTTTTGCAGTTGGGGTAGAAGGGACTGGTGCGGATACGAAGTCAGCCTCAAGTTTAATTATTATGTCTATTGTTGGGGGAGCTTTACTTCCGCCAGTTTTGGGTTATATTTCAGATTTGACAGGACATATGCAATACGGGTATTTCGTTGTTCTGGTTTGTTTCTTGATTGTGGCATTATTTGCGACACAAAACAAGAGCAATCAGGTATCTGTTAAACAAGGACATTGATTTAGTGATTATGAATAATAAGAGATTTGCGATGGCATTGGATCTGGTTGATGATCCAAAAATGATTGCCGAATATGAAGACCATCATACAAGGGTTTCTGCAGCGATAAAAAAGTCAATTACCGATGCTGGAATTACTGTTATGGATATATATCGTTTTGGTAATCGGTTGTTTATGATTATGGAGGTAGATGATTCCTTTAGTTTTGAAAGGAAAGATGAAATGGATGCAGAGAATCCTGCTGTTCAGGTTTGGGAGCAATTGATGTGGAAATATCAACAATCCATTCCAGGTTCAAAACCTGGGGAGAAATGGGTGATGATGAAACAAATATTTGAACTTTAAAAAGATGGAAAAAGAGAAGTTGGAATTTTTACAAATCCATCCAAAAGACAATGTACTGGTAGCACTTAGAGATTTGCCAGTTGGATATTCTTTGATATTTCAAGGGAAAGATATTGTATTGAAGCGACCTGTTGCTGCGAAGCATAAATTCACCATAGAAGCTTTGGAAAAAGACGATGAGATTTATATGTATGGTGTTTTGGTTGGAAAGGTAAATGAGCCATTAGAAATGGGGGAGTTACTGGATGTGAACAATCTAAGACATGCTGCAGATGATTTTAAATTAGGGAACCGAAAATTGGAATGGACGAAGCCCGATGTTTCAGCATTTCAAGGTCGTACTTTCAGAGGTTTTCACCGCAGTAATGGATCCGTAGGAACGGCAAATTATTGGTTGGTAATTCCCTTGGTGTTTTGCGAGAACAGAAATGTGCTTACGCTGAAGTCAGCCTTGGAAGAAAAATTGGGTTATCAGGTTGAATCGAAAGATTATTCTGATGAGGTTGATGAGCTGATCACTAGATATAAAGGTGGGGCTTCTATTGATGACTTGCTGGCTGTAGATTTAAGTGCAGCTAGGGCTAATAAAGAGAACAAGAGGCTTTTTCCGAATGTTGATGGGGTTAAATTCTTGAACCATGACATGGGTTGTGGTGGTACTCGGATGGATTCAGATGCCCTTTGTGGGCTGTTAGCTGGATATATCACCCACCCAAACGTTGCTGGCGCCACTGTTCTGAGTTTGGGTTGTCAACATGCGCAAGCATCTATCTTAAAGGCTGAAATTGCCAAAAGAGATCCTGAATTTGACAAGCCATTGTTTGTTTTTGAACAACAATTTGAGGGTACAGAACAGGAATTGATGCAAAAGGCAATCAAATCTACATTTACAGGTTTAATGGAGGCAAATAAGCAAGAGCGTGAAGAAGCTGGATTAGACAAATTGTGTATTGGTTTGGAATGTGGAGGGTCTGATGGTTTTTCAGGGATATCCGCAAACCCTGTATTGGGTTTTCTTTCCGATATGATGGTGACGATGGGCGGTTCAGTAATTTTATCTGAATTCCCTGAATTATGTGGTGTAGAGCAGGAGTTGAGTGATCGCTGTATTGATGAAGCTACTGCTGAGAAATTTATCCATTTGATGCGTACTTATAATGCAAAGGCTGAAGCAGACGGTTCAGGGTTTTATATGAATCCTTCACCGGGGAATATACGGGATGGATTGATTACGGATGCTATCAAATCTGCTGGTGCGGCCAAAAAAGGTGGTACTTCTCCAATTGCTGCGGTGATAGATTATCCAGAATTGGCTAATGGTCCTGGCTTAAATTTGCTTTGTACTCCAGGGAACGATGTTGAAAGTACAACTGCCGAGGTTGCTGCGGGAGCCAATATTGTTTTGTTTACTACAGGATTGGGGACACCAACAGGAAATCCTATTGCTCCGGTGATTAAAATTGCCTCAAACAGTAAAGTTTACAACAAAATGAATGATGCAATTGACTTGAACTGTGGGACCGTTATTGATGGAGAAGAAACGATTGAGGAAGCGGCTCATAAAATATTGGAATATGTAATTTCCGTGGCAAGTGGAGACCGAATTGCTAAGGCTGTTCAGTTAGGTCAGGATGATTTTATTCCTTGGAGACGTGGTGTATCACTTTAATATAAATGTTTTAAGTTATTGTAATATAAAATATTATGTCAAAATTAAATGGTAAAGTTGCTATTGTAACTGGTGGAGGGAGCGGCATTGGAAAAGCTATTTCAACCTTGTTTGCAAAAGAAGGAGCAACTGTTCATATATTGGATTTGAATCCTGCAGGGGGCGAAGAAACCAAATTGGCAATTGAGGCTGATGGGGGTAAATGTGAGGTTCATACCTGTAATGTGAGTAAGCAAGAAGAGGTCTTGGCAGCGGTTGAGAAAATCGGCAGGGTTGATGTGCTGGTTAACAATGCCGGTATTGCGCATGTCGGCAACCTAGAAGGCTGTTCTGTGGAAGATTTGGACCGAGTGTATGAGGTGAACGTGAAAGGTGCTTATAACGCTTTATTTGCGGTCGTTCCTGTTATGAAAGCAAATGGAGGTGGTGCCATCTTAAATTTAGCTTCTATTGCTTCGTTGGTAGGTATTCCAGATCGATTTGCCTATTCAATGAGTAAAGGAGCCATCTACGCCATGAACCTATCTATTGCCAAAGATTATCTTAAGGACAATATCAGGTCAAATTCTATTTCACCTGCTCGTGTTCATACTCCTTTTGTAGATGGTTTTATCGCAAAGAATTATCCTGGCAAGGAAGATGAGATGTTCGAAAAATTATCGAAAACTCAACCCATCGGCAGGATGGCGGAGCCAGAAGAAATTGCTAAATTAGCGTTATTCCTTTGTTCAGATGATGCGTCATTTATCACTGGTAATGATTACGCTATCGATGGAGGATTTGTGAAGTTGAACAATTGAGGTTAGATGTGAGATGTGAGATTTGAGATTTGAGATAGGAAGGGTGAAATAGATGTGAGATGTGAGATGTGAGGTGTGGGATAGGAAGGGTGAAATAGATGTGAGATGTGAGATGTGAGATGTGGGATAGGAAGGATGGAAAGACATTTGACATAAGACATAAGACAAAGAACAGTTTGTGGGATTGGATGGGTGAAATAGATATGAGATATGAGATTTGGGATATGGGATAGGATGGGTGGAAGAGATGTGAGATATGAGATGTGAGATATAAAGTGTGAATTCGATGTGAGATTTGGGATTTGAACTATGAAAGTTCTCAAATCTCAAATCTCATATCACAATACTAAAATAGATGAAATTAATAAGATTCGGAGAACCTGGAAAGGAAGAAATCGGTGTTCATATCGATGGTAAAAATTATGATGTTTCTGCATTTGGTGGGGACTTTAATGAGGATTTTTTTGCGGACAGTGGTCTGGAGCGATTAGAGGAGTTTGTTAAGGCCAATGAAGGTAAATTGATTGAGGTTCCTGCAGGGACTCGGATAAGCGCGCCGTTTGCAAGGCCATCAAAGATTGTATGTATTGGTTTAAACTATAAAGACCATGCTGAAGAGACTGGTGCAAAGATTCCGGCGGAGCCCATTATATTTATGAAATCTACTACTGCATTGGTTGGTCCGAACGATCAGGTGATGATTCCTAGAAATTCTGAGAAGACCGATTGGGAGGTTGAATTTTGTATAGTTATCGGAAAGAAAGCTTCTTATGTTGATGAATCTGAAGCATTAGATTATGTTGCTGGATACGTATTGCATAATGATGTGTCCGAGCGTGAGTTTCAGATTGAGCGTGGTGGAACATGGGATAAAGGCAAAGGCTGTGATACTTTCGCGCCAATGGGTCCCTATATGACTACTGCTGATGAGATTCCAGATATCAACAATGTGAAATTGTGGCTGAAGGTAAATGGTAAAACCTATCAAGATGGCAATACCTCTAATTTGATTTTTAGCGTTCCGTTCGTTGTATCCTATGTTTCTCAGTTTATGACCTTATTGCCAGGAGATGTTATTTCTACGGGTACTCCAGCGGGGGTTGGTTTAGGATTTAACCCTCCAATTTACTTGCAACCAGGAGATATTGTTGAATTAGGAGCTGATTATTTGGGTGAACAACGCCAGGAGGTCATTGCTTTCCAAAAGTCTTAATATAACGACATGCGCATAGATTCTCATCAACATTTTTGGTTATATGATTCCGTAAAAGATGCATGGATTACGGATGAGATGGCAAAAATCCAACGAAATTTTTTACCAAATGATATATCAGGGACTTTAAAAGGATTGGGTTTTGATGGTGTAGTTGCTGTTCAAGCAGATCAAAGCCATCGGGAAACTGAATTTTTGGTTGAACTATCTCAAGTATATGCATTAATCAAAGGTGTAGTTGGATGGGTTGATTTACGATCGGAGCGCATTGACGATTACTTAACTGATTTTTCAAAATTTAAAGTAATCAAAGGTTTCAGGCATATAGTTGAAGGAGAGGATGATCCTGAATTTCTTGTTCGGGATGAGTTTTTGCGTGGCATCGAGTCTCTTACGAAGTTTAATTATACGTATGATCTCTTGATTCGGCCACGGCATTATTCGAGTACCTTAAAATGTGTTGAAGCAAATCCAAACCAAGCTTTTGTTTTGGATCATATTGCGAAGCCACCAATTAAATCTCAGGAATTCGATGAATGGGCAGAATTTATTGTGGCATTATCTTCATTTTCAAATGTTCATTGTAAAATTTCGGGGCTGGCTACAGAAGCAGATTGGAAACATTGGAAGCTAGACCATTTTGCCGAATATTTAGACCATGTTATTGCAAGTTTTGGCAAGGGTAGAATCATGTTTGGTTCTGATTGGCCAGTTTGTTTGTTAGCTGGAGATTACGAAGATTCATTACATATCGTAGAGCATCGCTTAGATAAATTTACGGAAGAGGAATTAAAGGGATTTTGGGGTGATAATGCTGTGAAATTCTACGGTTTAAGTTAGTTTTTATGAATTTAAATTTAAAAGATAAGGTCTTTTTGGTGACCGGAGGTGCGAAAGGAATTGGGAAAGGTATTGTTGAGCTTTTAGCTTCAGAAGGTGCAATTCCTGTTATTATTGGAAGAAAACAAAAAGACAATGAGGAAGTAGCAAAAGAACTTGAGGATAAAGGATTTAAGTCTTTGCCTGTTCAAGCAGAGCTTACACTTCCTGAGGACTGTAAAAGAGCTGTGGAAGAGGTAGTTTCCAAATTGGGTCGAATTGACGGTTTAGTTAATAATGCGGGATTGAACGATGGTGTTAGTTTTGGAGAGCGGTGATTATGATTCCTTTGTTAAGTCTTTGCACAACAGTTTGGTTCATTATTTTCTAATGGCACATTATTGTTTGCCAGAGCTAAAAAAGAGCAAAGGCAATATTTTGAATATTTCCTCTAAAACTGCAGAAACTGGTCAAGGAGGAACTTCTGGATATGCTGCTTCCAATGGTGGTCGTAATGCATTAACCCGGGAATGGGCGGTTGAACTGTTGCCTTATCACATTCGTGTCAACGCGATCGTCGTTGCAGAATCGATGACTCCACAGTATGAAAGTTGGATTAAGACCATACCTAATCCTGAAGAAACATTAAATAAAATTACAAGTCGGATACCCCTAGAAAATAGGATGACGACTGTTGAAGAGATAGCCAATATGGCTGTATTCTTGTTGTCTGACCGATCAAGCCACACTACAGGCCAATTGGTTCATGTAGATGGTGGATATGTACATTTAGATCGATCATTGATCAATGACTAAAATACTTATAATCAACCTTTAGTAAAACTCAATTGAGCTGCTTTGAAAGAGCAGCTCTTTTTTTTGATTAAAAATTGTTACAAGTACGAAACTTTATGTTCTTGGCGTTGTTTCTATGAAGTGAAGCAACGATAGCCTGTATTTATTACCTGAATTTTCTCTTATCTTTAATGATTATCGAATAAAAAATTTTACAATTTATTTTGATATTAAACGATTAAGCATTAACATTGTGTAATTATAAACTGAAAATGCAATAGAACTTATTTTAATTTAATTGTACAGGAGCCAATGTTCAAAGCGCTGTGCTTAATCGTTAAACTAAAGTTTTCAATTCAATCTAGATTAATAAGGATAGCATTTTAAAAGATATGTATATCAATTAAATATTAGAATAATCAACTAATACGTAAATCATGAAAATAAAATTATTAATTGCATCTCTATTGCTATGTGGTACGACCTATGCCCAGCAACAACAACAATTTAACGGTATTGATATGAATATGGGGACCTTGTCGAAGCTTTCCAATGCCAAGACGAGGTCAATAAGTCCGGAGAACTTTACAGGCGAAAAGGGCAAGGGTGGAATGGCCGATCCAGCGAAGCAAAAAGGACAAAGAAATATTGCGAATGCACATCATGCTTCACGTGAGCTTGGTGTAGGTTGGAAGGTAAATCCTTATGTCACTATTGAGCCTGGAGAAACTTTTACAATGGCCGAGATTAACGAATCAGGAGTAATCCAACATATGTGGATGACGCCGACTGGAAACTGGAATCATACGATTTTCAGGATTTATTGGGACGGTGAATCTACTCCATCTGTTGAATCACCTGTTGGTCCATTTTTCGGGATGGCATGGCATAGATTTGCGCCATTGAATTCTATTGCAATGACCGTAAATCCAGGAAGTGCATTTA
The Sphingobacterium daejeonense genome window above contains:
- a CDS encoding L-rhamnose mutarotase; this translates as MNNKRFAMALDLVDDPKMIAEYEDHHTRVSAAIKKSITDAGITVMDIYRFGNRLFMIMEVDDSFSFERKDEMDAENPAVQVWEQLMWKYQQSIPGSKPGEKWVMMKQIFEL
- a CDS encoding SDR family NAD(P)-dependent oxidoreductase, with translation MSKLNGKVAIVTGGGSGIGKAISTLFAKEGATVHILDLNPAGGEETKLAIEADGGKCEVHTCNVSKQEEVLAAVEKIGRVDVLVNNAGIAHVGNLEGCSVEDLDRVYEVNVKGAYNALFAVVPVMKANGGGAILNLASIASLVGIPDRFAYSMSKGAIYAMNLSIAKDYLKDNIRSNSISPARVHTPFVDGFIAKNYPGKEDEMFEKLSKTQPIGRMAEPEEIAKLALFLCSDDASFITGNDYAIDGGFVKLNN
- a CDS encoding UxaA family hydrolase translates to MEKEKLEFLQIHPKDNVLVALRDLPVGYSLIFQGKDIVLKRPVAAKHKFTIEALEKDDEIYMYGVLVGKVNEPLEMGELLDVNNLRHAADDFKLGNRKLEWTKPDVSAFQGRTFRGFHRSNGSVGTANYWLVIPLVFCENRNVLTLKSALEEKLGYQVESKDYSDEVDELITRYKGGASIDDLLAVDLSAARANKENKRLFPNVDGVKFLNHDMGCGGTRMDSDALCGLLAGYITHPNVAGATVLSLGCQHAQASILKAEIAKRDPEFDKPLFVFEQQFEGTEQELMQKAIKSTFTGLMEANKQEREEAGLDKLCIGLECGGSDGFSGISANPVLGFLSDMMVTMGGSVILSEFPELCGVEQELSDRCIDEATAEKFIHLMRTYNAKAEADGSGFYMNPSPGNIRDGLITDAIKSAGAAKKGGTSPIAAVIDYPELANGPGLNLLCTPGNDVESTTAEVAAGANIVLFTTGLGTPTGNPIAPVIKIASNSKVYNKMNDAIDLNCGTVIDGEETIEEAAHKILEYVISVASGDRIAKAVQLGQDDFIPWRRGVSL
- a CDS encoding MFS transporter, producing MQKYGYKVGILVGLVLFAIGCFLFVPAANTMSYMFFLTALFVVACGITILETAANPYMTVLGDPHTATQRLNFAQSFNGLAAFVAPIVGGQFILTEDPLTVDQVAALSDAERLAYIQAETAVVKGPYVILGLIILVVALIFFFIKLPEVKEEEEKTGFFKGVKA
- a CDS encoding fumarylacetoacetate hydrolase family protein, which produces MKLIRFGEPGKEEIGVHIDGKNYDVSAFGGDFNEDFFADSGLERLEEFVKANEGKLIEVPAGTRISAPFARPSKIVCIGLNYKDHAEETGAKIPAEPIIFMKSTTALVGPNDQVMIPRNSEKTDWEVEFCIVIGKKASYVDESEALDYVAGYVLHNDVSEREFQIERGGTWDKGKGCDTFAPMGPYMTTADEIPDINNVKLWLKVNGKTYQDGNTSNLIFSVPFVVSYVSQFMTLLPGDVISTGTPAGVGLGFNPPIYLQPGDIVELGADYLGEQRQEVIAFQKS
- a CDS encoding amidohydrolase family protein → MRIDSHQHFWLYDSVKDAWITDEMAKIQRNFLPNDISGTLKGLGFDGVVAVQADQSHRETEFLVELSQVYALIKGVVGWVDLRSERIDDYLTDFSKFKVIKGFRHIVEGEDDPEFLVRDEFLRGIESLTKFNYTYDLLIRPRHYSSTLKCVEANPNQAFVLDHIAKPPIKSQEFDEWAEFIVALSSFSNVHCKISGLATEADWKHWKLDHFAEYLDHVIASFGKGRIMFGSDWPVCLLAGDYEDSLHIVEHRLDKFTEEELKGFWGDNAVKFYGLS
- a CDS encoding AraC family transcriptional regulator, translated to MIIKQLAVPKSSNQSFQMRRDYFPKHQSIWHYHEEVELVLVKKGAGTLFIGDRIKNFQPGGLVLIPPQVPHYWLFDESEGTDESDEPIDCFVIHFKNDFGVEKFLNIPEMNNIKSLLIQSTRGKYIELTENNYIVKLILGCLESTGITKLFNLLEALNLLNDLESEKLISENYSILNYSEDQFRMNNLMSYIRENYKHKITLNDLSKVAGMTENSFCRYFKQKTGKTPVQFLNELRISHACFQLRNNKMSLKEICYDSGFNNFVNFHKSFKSITGTTPTQFKG